From the Penicillium oxalicum strain HP7-1 chromosome V, whole genome shotgun sequence genome, one window contains:
- a CDS encoding Efflux pump roqT, which produces MAERFERRGSHDDGYAESRDEGSLRKSVVYVNETASHGDDVSEDADAEGEENRQDQKYPSKLQLMPILIGICLQSVCIALDNTILSTATPKITEEFNSLEDLSWYASAYLLTTCAVTLPFGRVYTFFSTKWTYLIALALFEVGSFVCASTPTSKGLIVGRAIAGIGSGGMSPGALLLLSESVPLHRRALHFSIIGSDHTLADLQLTVPYRLGGFLTDRASWRWCFWINLPVGAITGLFILVFFRDAQGSTITDSGWLSKIKRMDPSWGGSRFSWTSPRIIALLVVFAVFGISWCAIQIWKQDHATVPPRLLRNRNVLGAVVHAMFLGGSFFVFGYYLPIWFQAVRQVSAAESGIDNLPTVITMIVCSTFGGLLVNMIGYYTPLMFLGSALLTVGFGLCTTFKVHSNYSAWIGYQVIIGIGAGVGFQQCYNALQTVLPSKDLPVGIAIITFSQSLSGALFVSIAQNVFQTRLVANLTRYAPQADAAAVVQAGAANLAHKIPPSLLPSVLYAYNLAITRTFYVCVAMALISFLGACLVEWRSMRRLKKAADIVEEA; this is translated from the exons ATGGCAGAGAGGTTTGAAAGAAGGGGCAGTCACGATGATGGATATGCCGAGTCGCGCGACGAGGGCTCTCTGAGAAAGTCGGTGGTTTATGTGAATGAGACTGCGAGCCATGGCGACGATGTATCAGAGGACGCAGACGcggaaggggaagagaacAGACAAGATCAGAAATATCCATCAAAACTACAGTTGATGCCAATTTTGATCGGGATCTGCCTTCAGTCTGTTTGCATTGCCTTG GACAACACGATCCTCTCGACAGCGACGCCCAAAATCACAGAAGAGTTCAATTCTCTGGAAGATCTGTCTTGGTATGCGAGTGCATATCTTTTGACAACTTGCGCTGTGACACTCCCCTTTGGCAGAGTATACactttcttctccaccaaaTGGACGTACCTGATCGCCTTGGCTTTGTTCGAAGTTGGGTCCTTTGTGTGTGCTTCAACCCCTACTTCAAAAGGCCTTATCGTAGGAAGAGCAATAGCGGGCATTGGATCCGGGGGAATGTCACCGGGTGCTTTGCTACTTCTGTCCGAGAGCGTCCCCCTGCATCGCCGCGCCCTGCACTTTTCCATAATCGGAAGT GATCACACCCTGGCGGATCTTCAGCTGACTGTTCCGTATAGACTAGGAGGGTTCCTCACCGATCGTGCGAGTTGGAGATGGTGCTTTTGGATCAATCTGCCCGTCGGAGCTATAACGGGACTCTTCATCTTGGTTTTCTTCCGAGATGCCCAGGGGTCCACAATTACTGACTCCGGATGGCTGAGCAAGATCAAACGGATGGACCCATCG TGGGGAGGCTCACGCTTCTCCTGGACAAGCCCAAGGATAATTGCCCTTTTGGTGGTATTTGCCGTGTTTGGAATATCATGGTGTGCGATACAGATCTGGAAACAGGACCATGCCACCGTGCCACCTCGTCTACTGAGGAATCGCAATGTTCTTGGAGCGGTGGTACACGCCATGTTCTTGGGGGGCTCGTTTTTCGTTTTTGGTTACTAC CTTCCGATATGGTTCCAGGCTGTGCGGCAAGTCTCGGCCGCCGAGTCTGGAATTGACAACTTACCCACGGTTATCACCATGATCGTCTGCTCGACCTTTGGTGGCCTGCTTGTGAACATGATCGGCTACTATACGCCACTCATGTTCCTCGGAAGCGCTCTCCTAACAGTCGGATTCGGTCTGTGTACAACCTTCAAAGTTCACAGTAACTACAGCGCCTGGATTGGCTACCAGGTCATCATTGGAATTGGAGCCGGAGTCGGATTCCAACAATGCTACAATGCTCTTCAAACGGTCCTCCCGTCGAAAGATTTGCCAGTCGGGATTGCAATCATCACCTTTTCGCAAAGTTTGAGTGGAGCTCTATTCGTTTCGATTGCCCAGAATGTCTTCCAGACTCGACTCGTGGCAAATCTGACGCGATATGCGCCACAAGCCGATGCAGCAGCCGTCGTTCAAGCTGGTGCGGCAAACCTCGCCCATAAAATACCCCCTTCACTCCTTCCTTCTGTGCTATATGCATACAATCTCGCGATCACCAGAACCTTTTATGTGTGTGTCGCCATGGCTCTCATCTCATTCTTGGGGGCGTGCCTGGTTGAATGGAGATCGATGAGAAGACTGAAAAAGGCGGCCGATATAGTTGAGGAGGCGTGA